One region of Olleya sp. Hel_I_94 genomic DNA includes:
- the hisIE gene encoding bifunctional phosphoribosyl-AMP cyclohydrolase/phosphoribosyl-ATP diphosphatase HisIE produces the protein MTIDFNKNNDGLVPAVIQDATTKNVLMLGYMNEEAFNKTKDTKLVTFFSRTKNRLWTKGEESGNVLNLVDIKLDCDNDTLLIQVNPKGPTCHKGSDTCWDDANSENFGFISKLENTIESRVAAGNTEKSYVASLFASGINKVAQKVGEEAVEVVIEAMDNKDDLFLSESADLLFHYLMLLQAKGFKLNDVVDVLKGREKK, from the coding sequence ATGACTATAGATTTCAACAAAAACAATGACGGTCTAGTACCAGCAGTAATCCAAGATGCCACAACAAAAAACGTTTTGATGTTGGGTTACATGAACGAGGAAGCATTCAATAAAACAAAAGACACTAAATTAGTTACTTTTTTTAGTCGCACAAAAAACAGATTATGGACTAAAGGGGAAGAAAGTGGAAACGTATTGAACCTAGTTGATATTAAGCTTGATTGTGATAACGACACCTTACTAATACAAGTTAATCCAAAAGGACCAACATGTCATAAAGGGTCTGATACGTGTTGGGATGACGCTAATTCTGAAAATTTCGGTTTTATTTCAAAATTAGAAAATACTATTGAAAGTAGAGTGGCAGCTGGTAATACAGAGAAATCTTATGTGGCGTCGTTATTTGCTTCAGGAATTAATAAAGTAGCACAAAAGGTGGGTGAAGAAGCTGTAGAAGTTGTTATTGAAGCAATGGATAACAAAGACGATTTATTTTTAAGTGAAAGTGCAGATTTACTGTTTCATTATTTAATGTTATTGCAAGCTAAAGGGTTTAAGCTTAATGATGTTGTGGATGTTTTAAAAGGAAGAGAGAAGAAGTAA
- the hisF gene encoding imidazole glycerol phosphate synthase subunit HisF, whose translation MLTKRIIPCLDIKDGRTVKGVNFVNLRDAGDPVELAKQYALKGADELVFLDISATLEGRKTMIDMVLKVAEHVNIPFTVGGGISSIADVDVLLKSGADKVSINSSAVKRPELVNELANKFGSQCVVVAIDAKQIDGEWIVHLAGGSIPTELNLFDWAKEVESRGAGEILFTSMNNDGTKAGFANEALAKLSETLNIPIIASGGAGTVQHFVDTFKDGKSDAALAASVFHFGEIAIQDLKEELRENNIEVRL comes from the coding sequence ATGCTTACAAAACGAATCATACCATGCTTAGACATTAAAGACGGAAGAACCGTTAAAGGTGTCAATTTTGTAAACCTACGTGATGCAGGAGATCCAGTAGAATTAGCTAAGCAATACGCTTTAAAAGGAGCAGACGAATTAGTGTTTTTAGATATTTCAGCAACACTAGAAGGTCGAAAAACCATGATTGATATGGTTTTAAAAGTGGCTGAACATGTTAATATTCCGTTTACGGTTGGCGGTGGTATTTCTTCAATCGCAGATGTTGATGTGTTATTAAAATCTGGTGCTGATAAAGTATCTATCAATTCTTCAGCAGTAAAAAGACCAGAATTAGTTAACGAATTGGCTAATAAGTTTGGTAGCCAATGTGTTGTGGTTGCTATTGATGCAAAACAAATAGATGGTGAATGGATCGTGCATTTGGCTGGCGGAAGTATTCCTACCGAACTAAATTTATTTGATTGGGCAAAAGAAGTTGAAAGTAGAGGAGCAGGAGAGATTTTGTTTACATCTATGAATAACGATGGTACTAAAGCAGGTTTTGCAAATGAAGCTTTAGCAAAGTTATCCGAAACATTAAATATTCCGATAATAGCTTCAGGAGGCGCAGGAACAGTACAACATTTTGTTGATACGTTTAAAGATGGTAAGTCTGACGCTGCTTTAGCTGCAAGTGTTTTTCATTTTGGTGAAATAGCAATACAAGATTTAAAAGAAGAATTAAGAGAAAATAATATAGAAGTTAGATTGTAA
- the hisA gene encoding 1-(5-phosphoribosyl)-5-[(5-phosphoribosylamino)methylideneamino]imidazole-4-carboxamide isomerase, with protein MRIIPAIDIIEGKCVRLTKGDYSTTKIYNENPLEVAKQFEDAGIEYLHMVDLEGAKASHVVNYKVLEQVASKTNLKIDFGGGLKSDNDIITAFNSGAKQITGGSIAVKNRDAFEGWIRKYGSQKIILGADCNNEKIAISGWLEESSLEVIPFIKDYQKQGIQYVVCTDISKDGMLEGPSIELYKNIIEQCSNDSSGQSVKLIASGGVTTIEDLEKLAEIGCEGVIIGKALYENRITLKELERFL; from the coding sequence ATGAGAATAATACCAGCAATTGACATTATAGAAGGAAAGTGTGTACGTTTGACTAAAGGAGATTACAGTACCACAAAAATCTACAACGAAAACCCATTAGAAGTTGCTAAGCAATTTGAAGATGCAGGAATTGAATACTTACACATGGTAGATCTAGAAGGTGCAAAAGCATCACACGTAGTAAACTATAAAGTCTTAGAGCAAGTCGCGTCTAAAACCAATCTTAAAATCGATTTTGGAGGTGGTTTAAAGTCTGATAACGATATTATAACAGCATTTAACTCAGGAGCAAAACAAATTACAGGAGGAAGTATAGCTGTTAAAAACAGAGATGCTTTTGAAGGTTGGATACGCAAGTACGGTTCTCAAAAAATTATTCTTGGTGCAGATTGTAATAATGAGAAAATTGCAATTAGTGGATGGTTAGAAGAGAGTAGCTTGGAAGTTATACCGTTTATAAAAGATTACCAAAAACAAGGCATACAATATGTGGTTTGTACGGATATTTCTAAAGATGGCATGTTAGAAGGCCCTTCTATAGAATTGTATAAAAATATTATTGAACAATGCAGTAATGACAGTTCTGGTCAGTCAGTTAAGTTGATTGCATCAGGTGGTGTAACTACCATTGAAGACTTAGAAAAGCTTGCAGAGATTGGATGTGAAGGTGTAATTATAGGAAAAGCACTGTATGAAAACAGAATTACTTTAAAAGAATTAGAACGCTTTTTATAA
- the hisH gene encoding imidazole glycerol phosphate synthase subunit HisH produces MKLVIIDYGAGNIKSIQFAFKRLGYDAILSNNPEEIKAADKVIFPGVGEASSAMKMLKSSGLDALIPTLKQPVLGICLGMQLMCKSSEEGNTEGLGIFDVIVKRFDNSVKVPQMGWNTIADLKSDLFKGVKNEEFMYSVHSFYAENCKESIATTTYSIDFASALQHNNFYGVQFHPEKSSTAGEQILKNFIEL; encoded by the coding sequence ATGAAACTAGTAATTATAGACTACGGAGCAGGTAATATAAAAAGTATACAATTTGCGTTTAAACGCTTAGGGTATGATGCTATATTATCTAATAATCCAGAAGAAATCAAAGCAGCAGATAAAGTAATTTTTCCAGGAGTTGGAGAGGCGAGTTCAGCAATGAAAATGCTTAAATCAAGTGGTTTGGATGCTTTAATTCCAACATTAAAACAACCGGTTTTGGGGATTTGCTTAGGCATGCAATTGATGTGTAAATCGTCTGAAGAAGGAAATACAGAAGGTTTAGGTATTTTTGATGTGATTGTTAAGCGTTTTGATAACTCAGTTAAAGTACCGCAAATGGGATGGAATACTATTGCAGATCTAAAGTCTGATTTGTTTAAGGGTGTCAAAAATGAAGAATTTATGTATTCCGTACATAGTTTTTATGCGGAAAACTGTAAAGAAAGCATCGCGACTACTACTTATAGTATAGACTTTGCTTCAGCTTTGCAACACAATAATTTTTATGGTGTACAATTTCATCCTGAAAAAAGTAGTACTGCAGGAGAACAGATATTAAAGAATTTTATTGAATTGTAA
- the hisB gene encoding bifunctional histidinol-phosphatase/imidazoleglycerol-phosphate dehydratase HisB — MKKVLFIDRDGTLVLEPPVDYQLDSLEKLEFYPKVFQYMAKIASELDYELVMVTNQDGLGTDSFPEDTFWPAQNKVMTAFEKEGVVFSDVFIDKTFPHENAETRKPRTGLLTKYFDETQYDLKNSFVLGDRITDMELAKNLGAKGIFLSEDPELGADEIETSKQAIFDCIALTSTDWEAIYEFLKLEDRVQEITRNTNETKIYIKLNLDGSGKNDIDTGLSFFDHMLDQIGRHGAMDLTIKVEGDLEVDEHHTIEDTMIALGELFNKALGNKLGIERYGFCLPMDDCLAQVAVDFGGRNWLEWDADFKREKIGDMPTEMFFHLFKSFTDGAKCNLNIKAEGTNEHHKIEGIFKAFAKAMKMAVKRDSNKMFLPSTKGML; from the coding sequence ATGAAAAAAGTATTATTTATAGACAGAGACGGAACATTGGTATTAGAGCCACCTGTAGATTATCAATTAGATAGTTTAGAGAAGCTAGAGTTTTACCCCAAAGTGTTTCAATACATGGCTAAAATTGCTTCAGAATTAGATTACGAGCTGGTAATGGTTACAAATCAGGATGGTTTAGGAACAGATTCATTTCCGGAAGACACCTTTTGGCCTGCACAAAATAAAGTGATGACTGCTTTTGAAAAGGAAGGCGTTGTTTTTAGTGATGTTTTTATTGATAAAACATTTCCGCATGAAAATGCAGAGACACGTAAGCCTAGAACAGGGTTATTGACTAAGTATTTTGATGAGACACAGTACGATTTAAAAAATTCGTTTGTGTTAGGAGATCGAATTACAGACATGGAATTGGCTAAAAATTTAGGCGCTAAAGGTATCTTTTTGTCTGAGGATCCAGAATTAGGAGCTGACGAAATTGAAACATCTAAACAAGCTATTTTTGATTGTATAGCATTGACAAGCACAGATTGGGAAGCTATCTATGAGTTTTTAAAATTAGAAGATCGTGTTCAAGAAATCACTAGAAACACTAACGAGACTAAGATTTATATCAAATTAAATTTAGATGGTTCTGGAAAAAATGATATTGATACTGGTTTATCCTTTTTTGACCACATGTTAGACCAAATTGGTCGTCATGGTGCAATGGATTTAACAATAAAAGTTGAAGGCGATTTAGAAGTGGACGAGCACCATACGATAGAAGATACGATGATTGCTTTAGGGGAGTTGTTTAATAAAGCTTTAGGTAATAAATTAGGTATCGAGCGTTACGGATTTTGTTTACCAATGGATGACTGTTTAGCGCAAGTTGCAGTTGATTTTGGTGGTAGAAACTGGTTAGAATGGGACGCTGATTTTAAACGTGAAAAAATTGGTGATATGCCAACAGAAATGTTTTTCCATTTATTTAAATCGTTTACCGACGGTGCAAAATGTAACTTAAACATAAAAGCGGAAGGTACTAATGAGCATCATAAAATAGAAGGCATCTTTAAAGCATTTGCTAAAGCTATGAAAATGGCAGTAAAACGCGATTCTAACAAAATGTTTTTACCATCAACTAAAGGGATGTTGTAA
- the hisC gene encoding histidinol-phosphate transaminase, with product MNQKTNINNLVRANIKALKPYSSARDEFKGTADVFLDANENPFGDLNRYPDPQQKEIKDKLSAIKKVATDQIFIGNGSDEVIDLAFRIFCEPGKDKVLTFTPTYGMYNVSANINNIEVIEQPLINDFQINLNQLQPYLDFEDVKIIFICSPNNPTGNSLNPEDIEYILENFNGIVIVDEAYIDFSAQASFIKNIDKFNNLIVSQTFSKAWGLAGVRVGVAYASQAIITLYNRVKPPYNVSTLNQEAVLKSLNYLEEVTQNIDTILDERAKLKDALIKLDIVKKIYPTDANFLLVEVDDANKTYQYLIEEKVIIRNRNTQVKNCVRITVGTPEENNTLIETLKRI from the coding sequence ATGAACCAAAAAACAAACATAAACAATCTGGTTAGAGCTAACATAAAAGCGCTAAAACCATATTCTTCTGCAAGAGATGAGTTTAAAGGGACTGCAGATGTTTTTCTAGATGCAAACGAGAATCCATTTGGAGATTTAAACAGATATCCTGATCCGCAGCAAAAAGAAATTAAGGATAAATTATCTGCCATTAAAAAGGTCGCAACAGACCAAATTTTTATTGGTAATGGTAGTGATGAAGTTATAGATTTAGCGTTTCGTATTTTTTGCGAACCTGGAAAAGATAAGGTCTTAACCTTTACGCCAACTTACGGAATGTATAATGTGTCTGCCAACATCAATAATATTGAAGTTATAGAACAACCGTTAATTAACGATTTTCAGATTAATTTAAATCAATTACAACCGTATTTAGATTTTGAAGATGTTAAAATCATATTTATATGTTCGCCTAATAACCCAACAGGAAACAGTTTAAATCCTGAAGATATTGAATATATTTTGGAAAATTTTAACGGTATCGTAATTGTGGACGAGGCTTATATTGACTTTAGTGCGCAAGCATCTTTTATTAAAAACATTGATAAGTTTAATAATTTAATTGTAAGTCAAACTTTTAGTAAAGCGTGGGGATTGGCGGGCGTTAGGGTAGGTGTTGCTTATGCTAGTCAGGCTATAATTACACTTTATAACCGTGTTAAACCACCTTATAATGTGAGTACTTTAAATCAAGAAGCTGTTTTAAAAAGTTTGAATTATTTGGAAGAAGTGACGCAAAATATTGATACTATTCTTGATGAAAGAGCAAAGTTAAAAGACGCATTAATTAAATTGGATATTGTAAAGAAAATATATCCTACGGATGCTAATTTTTTGTTAGTTGAAGTTGATGATGCAAATAAAACGTATCAATATCTAATAGAAGAGAAAGTAATTATTAGAAATAGAAATACACAAGTTAAAAACTGCGTTCGTATAACTGTTGGGACACCGGAAGAAAACAACACATTAATCGAAACATTAAAAAGAATATAA
- the hisD gene encoding histidinol dehydrogenase, whose product MKTISNPNQSSWSDILQRPTQTVNDIEATVTQIFEDVQRNGDQAVAKYTQLFDGAELESNVVTVEEVEAASAKVSKPLKEAIQQAKNNIEAFHAAQKTEKVSVQTTEGVNCWQEKRAIQKVGIYIPAGTAPLFSTVLMLAVPAQIAGCKEIVLCSPPNKEGKIANEILYAAQLCGVTKIIKVGGIQAIAGLTFGTASIPQVYKIFGPGNQFVTVAKQLATKYGVAIDMPAGPSELLVVADDTANASYVASDLLSQAEHGADSQVILVSTSQKLIDAVAEEIQLQLKALPRQDIAQQAIDNSKSILVETDAIALDLINQYGPEHFIVCTDNNDFYVDGIENAGSVFIGNYTPESAGDYASGTNHTLPTNGFSKAYSGVNLDSFTKAITFQNITKQGLLNIGNTIELMAEAEGLQAHKNAVTIRLNDLK is encoded by the coding sequence ATGAAAACAATAAGCAACCCAAACCAATCGTCTTGGTCAGACATTTTGCAACGTCCAACGCAAACCGTTAATGATATAGAAGCTACGGTAACTCAAATTTTTGAAGACGTACAGCGTAATGGTGACCAAGCAGTAGCTAAGTACACGCAATTATTTGATGGCGCAGAATTAGAGTCAAATGTGGTTACAGTTGAAGAAGTTGAAGCAGCAAGTGCTAAGGTTTCAAAGCCATTAAAAGAAGCCATTCAGCAAGCAAAAAATAATATTGAAGCGTTTCATGCTGCACAAAAAACCGAAAAAGTTAGTGTACAAACAACAGAAGGTGTTAACTGTTGGCAAGAAAAAAGAGCGATTCAGAAAGTCGGGATTTACATACCTGCTGGTACAGCGCCTTTATTTTCAACGGTTTTAATGCTAGCAGTGCCTGCGCAAATTGCAGGTTGCAAAGAGATAGTATTATGTTCTCCGCCAAATAAAGAGGGTAAAATTGCTAACGAAATTTTATATGCAGCACAACTTTGCGGAGTGACTAAAATTATAAAAGTTGGCGGAATCCAAGCGATCGCTGGTTTAACGTTTGGTACAGCAAGTATCCCTCAGGTTTACAAAATATTTGGACCAGGAAATCAATTTGTAACGGTTGCTAAGCAATTAGCAACTAAATATGGTGTTGCTATTGACATGCCTGCAGGTCCAAGTGAGTTATTAGTTGTGGCAGATGATACTGCAAATGCTAGTTATGTGGCTTCGGATTTATTAAGCCAAGCCGAGCATGGAGCGGATAGCCAAGTCATTTTGGTGTCTACCTCTCAAAAGTTAATTGACGCTGTCGCGGAAGAGATTCAGCTTCAGCTAAAAGCGCTTCCAAGACAAGATATTGCACAACAAGCTATAGATAATTCTAAATCTATTTTAGTTGAAACTGATGCCATAGCATTAGATTTAATTAATCAATACGGACCAGAACATTTTATTGTTTGTACGGATAATAACGATTTTTATGTGGACGGAATAGAGAATGCAGGATCTGTGTTTATTGGTAATTACACACCAGAAAGTGCTGGAGATTATGCATCTGGAACCAATCACACCTTGCCAACTAATGGGTTTAGTAAAGCCTATTCAGGAGTAAATTTAGATAGTTTTACAAAAGCGATTACGTTTCAAAATATTACAAAACAAGGGTTACTAAATATTGGAAACACTATTGAGTTAATGGCTGAAGCCGAAGGATTACAAGCACACAAAAATGCGGTTACTATTCGTTTAAATGATTTAAAATAG
- the hisG gene encoding ATP phosphoribosyltransferase — protein sequence MSKLKIAIQKSGRLNEDSMQILKDVGISIDNGKDQLKASAKNFPLEIFYLRNGDIPQYLKDGVVDVAIIGENVLIEKGNDITIAEKLGFSSCKVSVAVPKGVKYNSVRDLEGKRIATSYPNTVNQFLEKNGVTANLHIINGSVEIAPNIGLADAIVDIVSSGSTLFKNGLKEAEVILKSEAVLAVSPQISDDNQAILDKLQFRLQSVLKARQSRYVLLNAPNNKVDDIINILPGMKSPTVLPLAQEGWSSIHSVINKNDFWEIIDELKLNGAEGILVCPIDNMVL from the coding sequence ATGAGTAAATTAAAAATTGCAATTCAAAAATCAGGAAGATTAAACGAGGATTCGATGCAAATCCTTAAAGATGTTGGTATTTCTATAGATAATGGTAAAGACCAATTAAAAGCATCTGCAAAAAACTTTCCATTAGAAATTTTTTATCTGCGTAATGGAGATATTCCACAATACCTTAAAGACGGTGTGGTGGATGTTGCTATTATTGGAGAAAACGTTTTAATCGAAAAAGGAAACGATATCACAATTGCTGAAAAACTAGGATTTTCAAGTTGTAAAGTTTCTGTGGCAGTGCCAAAAGGTGTTAAATACAATTCTGTAAGAGATTTAGAAGGAAAACGCATCGCAACGTCTTACCCAAATACAGTTAATCAATTTTTAGAGAAAAACGGAGTAACAGCCAACTTACACATTATTAATGGGTCTGTAGAGATTGCTCCAAACATTGGATTAGCGGATGCTATTGTAGATATTGTATCTAGCGGAAGTACATTATTTAAAAACGGTTTAAAAGAAGCAGAAGTTATTTTAAAGTCAGAAGCGGTATTAGCGGTATCTCCTCAAATTTCTGATGATAATCAGGCTATACTTGATAAACTGCAGTTCAGATTACAATCTGTTTTAAAAGCTAGACAATCCCGCTACGTATTATTAAATGCACCAAATAACAAGGTGGACGATATTATAAATATTTTACCAGGAATGAAAAGCCCAACGGTTTTACCATTGGCACAAGAGGGTTGGAGTTCAATCCACTCTGTAATTAACAAAAATGATTTTTGGGAAATTATTGACGAACTAAAGCTAAACGGAGCAGAAGGTATCCTAGTTTGTCCAATCGATAACATGGTACTATAA
- a CDS encoding prohibitin family protein, producing MEKLPKGAFPFIIAAVIGLIIMAKSVKTIDSGHAGVLYQLGGGVDPDSEPLGEGINFVAPWNSVIDYEVRQQELPEKMSVLSSNGLDIKLDASVLYQPDYKNLSKLHKEKGREYVSRVLQPAIRSAARSVVGRYTPEQLYSSKRDAIQDEIFEETKKIVESQYIQLNNILIRDVTLPPTIKDAIERKLKQEQESLEYEFRLVTAAKEAEKVIIEAQGKADANKILSASLTDKILQDKGIEATVKLSESNNSKVIVIGSGDSGMPIILGNQ from the coding sequence ATGGAAAAATTACCAAAAGGAGCATTTCCTTTTATAATAGCAGCAGTAATAGGATTAATTATTATGGCTAAATCGGTTAAAACAATTGATTCTGGTCATGCAGGAGTATTGTATCAACTTGGAGGTGGAGTAGATCCAGATAGCGAACCACTTGGTGAAGGTATAAATTTTGTAGCACCTTGGAACAGTGTTATCGATTACGAGGTTAGACAACAAGAATTACCAGAAAAAATGTCTGTGTTATCTTCAAACGGTTTGGATATTAAATTAGATGCTTCTGTATTATATCAACCTGATTATAAAAACTTAAGTAAATTACATAAAGAAAAAGGTAGAGAATATGTAAGCAGAGTATTGCAGCCTGCCATACGTAGTGCAGCTAGAAGCGTTGTAGGGCGTTATACTCCAGAGCAATTATATTCTAGTAAACGTGATGCTATTCAAGATGAAATTTTTGAAGAAACCAAAAAAATCGTCGAGTCACAATACATACAATTAAATAACATTTTGATTAGAGATGTGACTTTACCTCCAACTATTAAAGATGCAATTGAGCGTAAACTTAAACAAGAACAAGAATCTTTAGAGTATGAGTTTAGATTAGTTACTGCTGCTAAAGAAGCTGAAAAAGTAATTATCGAAGCTCAAGGTAAAGCTGATGCAAACAAAATTTTAAGTGCGTCATTAACTGATAAAATATTACAAGATAAAGGAATAGAAGCTACTGTAAAGCTTTCAGAATCTAATAATAGCAAAGTAATTGTGATTGGATCAGGAGATAGCGGAATGCCTATTATTTTAGGTAACCAATAA
- a CDS encoding VWA domain-containing protein: protein MSADTILYIILAGIIAVLLALFQYYKTKSASKDNALFAFLRFITLFSVLLLLINPKFEQVEYYTEKPNLILAVDNSASLKHLNQADKAKTFTNYILKNTQVTDKFNVKLFAFGEDIKVADSFTFADRQTNVDKVFKSLTQVYKNTVSPTIMVTDGNQTIGNDYQFSAKKYNQAIYPIILGDTVVYSDLQISKLNVNKYAYLKNNFPLEAIVVYNGSQPITSKFIVTKGNATVFSKPITLDKSNNSQVLNFTLPANDVGVQDYKAQIIPLDTEKNKTNNYKNFAVEVIDQKSKIAIVSTILHPDLGAIKKSIESNEQREVVFLNPNKILNQLNDFQLVILYQPNALFKSLFDELQKQNKNKWVIIGAKTDWQFLNKVTSSYNLDYTSQTEDYQPSFNKNYNPFIVEDIDFENLPPLKSTFGEAIFNQPFETILYKTVSSIKTEQPLLATLETNGTREAVLFGEDIWKWRAQSYINEDSFLKFDNFIGKLVQYLASNKRRNRLNIDYNSFYNGSDNIVINAQFFNKNYEFDTDASLVISLKNTKTQAVLNRPLILKGNSYQVNLNGLESGNYNFTVNSASENISVSGTFKIIEYNVEQQFLNADVTKLQQLATNSGGEAYFINSYEALIDSLLNDNRYQPIQKSNKSVVPLIDWSYLLFIIALSLALEWFIRKFKGLI, encoded by the coding sequence GTGTCTGCAGATACTATATTATATATCATTTTAGCAGGAATAATCGCTGTATTATTAGCCTTATTTCAGTATTATAAAACAAAAAGCGCATCAAAAGATAATGCGCTTTTTGCTTTTTTACGTTTTATCACCTTGTTTTCAGTCTTATTATTACTAATAAATCCAAAATTTGAGCAAGTAGAATATTATACTGAAAAACCAAACTTAATATTAGCGGTAGATAATTCAGCATCGTTAAAGCATTTAAATCAAGCAGATAAGGCTAAAACATTCACTAACTATATTCTAAAAAACACTCAGGTTACTGATAAATTTAATGTAAAACTGTTTGCTTTTGGAGAGGATATAAAAGTTGCAGATAGTTTTACTTTTGCAGATCGTCAAACTAATGTTGATAAAGTTTTTAAATCCTTAACCCAAGTGTATAAAAACACAGTGTCGCCAACTATAATGGTAACAGATGGTAATCAGACTATTGGTAATGATTATCAATTTTCTGCAAAAAAATATAATCAAGCTATTTACCCAATAATCCTTGGTGATACAGTAGTTTACTCAGATTTGCAGATTAGTAAGCTAAATGTTAATAAATACGCATATTTAAAAAATAATTTTCCTCTTGAAGCTATAGTAGTCTATAATGGTAGTCAACCAATAACTAGTAAGTTTATAGTCACAAAAGGAAATGCTACCGTTTTTTCCAAACCAATAACTTTAGATAAATCTAATAATAGTCAAGTTTTAAATTTTACTTTACCTGCAAATGATGTTGGAGTGCAAGATTACAAAGCACAAATAATTCCGTTAGATACTGAAAAAAATAAGACCAATAACTACAAAAATTTTGCAGTAGAAGTCATTGATCAAAAATCTAAAATTGCTATTGTTAGTACTATTTTACATCCTGATTTAGGAGCTATTAAAAAAAGTATTGAAAGTAATGAGCAACGTGAAGTTGTGTTTTTAAACCCTAATAAAATTTTAAATCAATTAAATGATTTTCAATTAGTTATACTATATCAGCCAAATGCTTTGTTTAAGTCATTGTTTGATGAATTACAAAAGCAAAACAAGAATAAATGGGTTATTATTGGAGCAAAAACAGATTGGCAATTTTTAAATAAAGTGACTAGTAGTTATAATTTAGATTATACCTCACAAACCGAAGATTATCAACCTTCATTTAATAAAAATTATAACCCTTTTATAGTTGAAGATATAGATTTTGAAAATCTTCCTCCTTTAAAATCTACTTTTGGTGAGGCTATTTTTAATCAACCGTTTGAAACAATATTGTATAAAACAGTATCTAGTATAAAAACAGAACAACCGTTATTAGCTACTTTAGAAACTAATGGAACTAGGGAAGCAGTATTGTTTGGAGAAGATATTTGGAAATGGCGAGCGCAAAGTTACATTAACGAAGACAGTTTTTTAAAGTTTGATAATTTTATTGGTAAATTAGTTCAATACTTGGCATCTAATAAGCGTCGCAATAGATTGAATATTGATTATAATTCATTTTACAACGGAAGTGATAATATTGTTATAAACGCTCAGTTTTTTAATAAAAATTACGAGTTTGATACTGATGCATCCTTGGTGATTTCATTAAAAAACACAAAAACCCAAGCTGTTTTAAATAGACCTTTGATTTTAAAAGGAAATAGTTATCAAGTTAACTTAAATGGATTAGAATCTGGAAACTACAACTTTACGGTAAATTCAGCTTCAGAGAATATTTCAGTTTCTGGTACTTTTAAAATTATTGAGTATAACGTAGAGCAACAATTTTTAAACGCAGATGTAACAAAGTTGCAACAATTAGCTACTAATAGTGGTGGTGAAGCATATTTTATAAATAGTTATGAGGCTTTAATCGATAGTTTATTAAACGATAATCGTTACCAACCCATTCAAAAAAGCAATAAAAGTGTTGTACCTTTGATTGATTGGTCATACTTACTATTTATTATCGCTTTAAGCTTAGCGTTAGAATGGTTTATCAGAAAATTTAAAGGATTAATTTAA